One Lytechinus variegatus isolate NC3 chromosome 11, Lvar_3.0, whole genome shotgun sequence DNA segment encodes these proteins:
- the LOC121424101 gene encoding A disintegrin and metalloproteinase with thrombospondin motifs 6-like: MDITDFALILGCLLGILTQCLSGRIIPPAHYHDELQRRVGDHEIIIPTLVDHRGEFLSFDVINSRKRTRRHAPSENDVEQEHTSSSSSHVADDDGRPHHYVPHHGRMNYKLSAYGNEFHLNLTLNHRLTSKAFVVEYLNSTGVERRHRNVDVCHYHGHIVGHRKSSVAISNCRGLHGYIRSHDGEEYMLEPVDHYKKYVLEGHPHVIYKRSSPPQQQEPDTEEKVACSVKSKSYRTCQDLG, from the exons ATGGATATAACGGACTTTGCCTTGATCCTCGGCTGTCTGCTAGGTATACTGACTCAATGTCTGAGTGGACGAATTATCCCTCCCGCTCACTATCACG ATGAACTTCAAAGACGCGTAGGCGATCACGAAATCATAATCCCAACCCTTGTTGATCACAGAGGGGAATTCTTATCTTTCGATGTTATAAACAGCAGGAAAAGGACTCGAAGGCATGCTCCTAGTGAGAACGATGTCGAGCAAGAACACACATCGTCGTCATCGTCGCACGTGGCCGACGACGACGGTCGACCACACCACTACGTTCCTCACCATGGTCGAATGAACTACAAACTCTCCGCATACGGGAATGAATTTCACTTGAACTTAACGCTGAATCATAGACTCACTTCTAAAGCGTTCGTTGTCGAATATTTGAACTCGACGGGGGTCGAGAGGCGACATCGGAACGTCGACGTGTGTCACTATCATGGCCATATCGTGGGTCACAGGAAATCAAGTGTAGCGATCAGCAATTGCCGTGGATTA CATGGATATATCAGATCTCATGATGGAGAGGAGTATATGTTGGAGCCTGTGGACCATTATAAAAAGTATGTGCTTGAGGGGCATCCCCATGTCATTTACAAGCGTTCATCACCCCCTCAACAGCAGGAACCAGATACTGAGGAGAAGGTGGCATGCTCAGTTAAAAGTAAGTCTTATAGGACATGCCAAGATCTAGGTTGA